The genomic interval CGAGACCCATCCCGAACTCGAGGTCGAGCTCATCGAGGGCGATCACGACGCCTGCCTCTCCGCGCTTCGGGGCGGCAGGGCGGAGATCGCGATCACCTACGATCTGCCGGGCGGCGACGGCATCGCCCGCACGGTCATGGCCGAGTTCCGCCCGCACGTCATCGTCCATCCCGGGCACCCCCTCGCCGACGCGGGCACCGTCGCGCTGCGCCAGCTCGCGGACGACCCCTTCGTGCTCCTCGATCTGCCGAGCAGCAGCGACTACTTCCTCGCGATCCTGCGCGACGCGGGGATCGCCCCGAACATCCGGTATCGCAGCGCGAGCTACGAGACGGTGCGCGCCATGGTCTCGACCGGCCTCGGCTACTCGATCCTCAACCAGCGCCCGCGCACGACGGAGACCTACACCGGCGACCGCACCGTCGCGCTCGAGATCGCGGACGACGCGCCGAGTCTCAGCGTGGAGATCGCCTCACTCGCGCAGGTGAGGCGCTCGAGCCGCGCACGGGCCGTCGAGGAGGCCGTGCGCGCCCTGCTCGCCGATCCGGCCCACCCCGCCGCGCCCATCGTGCCGGCGTCCTCCGCCGGGTGACCCGGGCGGAGGCGCGCGATCAGGCCGTCGGACGGCCGCGAATGGCATGCATTCTCCAGATGCACATCTGCCTTGCCATCAGTTGATCTGATGCAGTTCACCGCGAACAACTATTGGCGCCGGGCACGCCGCGTGGGGTTTGCTGGGGGCGTCCGGAGCGGATCAGCCGCTCCGCGGCGCGCGGTCCCGGCCCGATGCCCGGCCGCGCCAGCTGTCGTCACGAGCGGAGAAGAAACGTATGTCGAGCCCAGAGATCGAGGCCACCGAGGTCCTCGTGGTCGGCGCCGGCCAGGCCGGAATCGCGATGAGCGAGCATCTGAGCGCGCGGGGGATCCCCCACGTCGTGCTCGAGCGCAGCCGCATCGCCGAGCGCTGGCGGAGCGAGCGCTGGGACTCCCTCGTCGCCAACGGCCCCGCCTGGCACGACCGCTTCCCCGGTCTCGAATTCGACGACGTCGATCCCGACGCCTTCGCTCCGAAGGAGCGGGTGGCGCGGTACTTCGAGGAGTACGTCGCGAGGTACGGCCTCCCGATACGCACCGGCGTCGAGGTGACGAGCGTGCGCCGCGATCCGAGCGTCGGCGGCTTCCGCGCCGAGACGAGCGCCGGCGCGTTCTCCGCCCGCTACGTCGTCGCGGCCACCGGCGCATTCCAGGTGCCCGCGTACCCCGCGATCGTGCCCGAGGAGGCCGGAGTCGACCAGCTCCACTCGAGCGGCTACCGCAATCCCGAGCAGCTGCGCGAGGGTGCCGTACTCGTGGTGGGCGCGGGCTCCTCGGGCGTGCAGATCGCCGACGAGCTCCGAGCGAGCGGACGCGAGGTGTACCTCGCGGTCGGCGCGCACGACCGCCCGCCCCAGCGCTACCGCGGCCGGAACTTCGTGTGGTGGCTCGGCACGCTCGGGCTGTGGGAGAAGGCCACGCCGCCGGCGGGCGCCGAGCACACCACCATCGCGGTGAGCGGCGCCCACGGCGG from Leucobacter allii carries:
- a CDS encoding flavin-containing monooxygenase, which encodes MSSPEIEATEVLVVGAGQAGIAMSEHLSARGIPHVVLERSRIAERWRSERWDSLVANGPAWHDRFPGLEFDDVDPDAFAPKERVARYFEEYVARYGLPIRTGVEVTSVRRDPSVGGFRAETSAGAFSARYVVAATGAFQVPAYPAIVPEEAGVDQLHSSGYRNPEQLREGAVLVVGAGSSGVQIADELRASGREVYLAVGAHDRPPQRYRGRNFVWWLGTLGLWEKATPPAGAEHTTIAVSGAHGGRTIDFRDLARDGITLVGRAETYADGVLAFGGDLERDIRRGDANYLSVLEQADAFVARTGIPLPEEPSAWELGPLPESVTDPLRALDLAEAGVTTIVWATGFGVDYGWLEVDAFDDRGRPVQQRGVSEEPGVYFVGVPWQSRRGSSFIWGCWHDAKYIADQIEIQRGYLAYTGNALPASTAATTQDPARAATSVTA
- a CDS encoding LysR family transcriptional regulator — encoded protein: MVQRFPVTLTQLVYFTECAKSLNMTAASQELHVAQSAVSTAITQLERSLGASLFIRQHSKGLILTSAGETLLRDAQGIFGALTDAIDTIRADQHHVRGSVTVACFNTLSPFMLPQLLGGLRETHPELEVELIEGDHDACLSALRGGRAEIAITYDLPGGDGIARTVMAEFRPHVIVHPGHPLADAGTVALRQLADDPFVLLDLPSSSDYFLAILRDAGIAPNIRYRSASYETVRAMVSTGLGYSILNQRPRTTETYTGDRTVALEIADDAPSLSVEIASLAQVRRSSRARAVEEAVRALLADPAHPAAPIVPASSAG